A window of Feifania hominis genomic DNA:
CCGCTGCTGCTCCTGCCCCGGCTGCTGCGCCGGCGCCCGCTGCGGCGCCTGCCGCCGCTCCGACCGCTGCCGGTGAGCAGATCAAGAGCCCGATGCCCGGCACCATTCTGAGCGTCAAGGTCACACAGGGCGCATCGGTTACCCGCGGGCAGGTCCTCGTCGTGCTCGAGGCCATGAAGATGGAGAACGACATCGTCGCTCCGAGAGACGGCGTCGTCGCGCAGATCGCGACCCAGAACGGCGCAACGGTCAACACAGGTGACGTCCTTGTTGTCCTCAATTAAAGGGGGGCGGATAAGATGTTTTCTGCGTTAGCTGCCGCCTCCATCAACGTGGGGGAAGTCATCAAGAACATCTGGATGACCTCCGGGTTCACCCAGATGACCTGGCAGGAGGGCGTCATGATTCTCGTCGCCTTCGTGCTGCTGTATCTCGCCATTGTCAAAAAGTTTGAGCCGCTGCTGCTGCTGCCGATCGCGTTCGGCGTGCTGCTTGCAAATCTGCCGCTCGCGGGCCTGATGGCGGAGCCTGCCAACGGCCAGATCGGCGGTCTGCTCTACTACCTCTACCAGGGCGTCAAACTCGGCATCTACCCGTCGCTGATCTTCCTCGGCGTCGGCGCTATGACCGACTTTGGGCCGCTGCTCTCGAACCCGATCTCCCTGCTGCTCGGCGCCGCCGCTCAGCTTGGAATTTATGTGGCATTTATCATCGCGAGCCTGCTCAACTTCACCCCGCAGGAGGCGGCCTCCATCGCCATCATCGGCGGCGCCGACGGCCCGACGGCCATCTTCCTGACGACCCGTCTCGCCCCGCATCTGCTGCCGGCCATCGCCATTGCGGCCTACTCCTATATGGCGCTGATTCCGCTGATTCAGCCGCCGCTGATGCGTCTGCTCACCACCAAAAAAGAGCGCGAGACCGAGATGAAGACGCTGCGCGAGGTATCCAAGGCCGAGAAGATCATCTTCCCGATCGTGGTCACCGTTCTCGTCTGCCTGCTTCTGCCGTCGGTCGCGCCGCTGCTCGGCTGCCTGATGCTCGGCAACCTCTTCCGCGAGTCCGGCGTGGTCGCCCGTCTGAGCGACACCGTGCAGAATGCGCTGATGAACATCGTCACCATCTTCCTCGGCGTCACCGTCGGTGCCACTGCGAAAGCCGAGACCTTCCTCAGCCCGTCCACCATTAAAATCATCGTGTTGGGCCTCATTGCCTTTGCGTTCAGCACCATCGGCGGTCTGCTGCTCGGCAAACTGCTGTACTGGCTGACCAAGGGCAAGGTGAATCCGCTGATCGGTTCTGCCGGCGTCTCCGCCGTGCCGATGGCGGCGCGTGTCTCCCAGGTTGAGGGCCAG
This region includes:
- a CDS encoding sodium ion-translocating decarboxylase subunit beta produces the protein MNVGEVIKNIWMTSGFTQMTWQEGVMILVAFVLLYLAIVKKFEPLLLLPIAFGVLLANLPLAGLMAEPANGQIGGLLYYLYQGVKLGIYPSLIFLGVGAMTDFGPLLSNPISLLLGAAAQLGIYVAFIIASLLNFTPQEAASIAIIGGADGPTAIFLTTRLAPHLLPAIAIAAYSYMALIPLIQPPLMRLLTTKKERETEMKTLREVSKAEKIIFPIVVTVLVCLLLPSVAPLLGCLMLGNLFRESGVVARLSDTVQNALMNIVTIFLGVTVGATAKAETFLSPSTIKIIVLGLIAFAFSTIGGLLLGKLLYWLTKGKVNPLIGSAGVSAVPMAARVSQVEGQKANPANFLLMHAMGPNVAGVIGSAVAAGFLLAMFQ
- a CDS encoding biotin/lipoyl-containing protein, with the translated sequence MKYKVTLNGKDYEVEVEKGEARVLSVVNTPVAAPAAAAPAAAPAPAAAPAPAAAPAAAPTAAGEQIKSPMPGTILSVKVTQGASVTRGQVLVVLEAMKMENDIVAPRDGVVAQIATQNGATVNTGDVLVVLN